One window of Lacerta agilis isolate rLacAgi1 chromosome 14, rLacAgi1.pri, whole genome shotgun sequence genomic DNA carries:
- the LOC117057943 gene encoding keratin, type I cytoskeletal 10-like, translating into MSCGVKGGGGGGSGGGSCKIIGGGGSGGGGGGGGGRSVKITSSSSRSSRGFSGGSYGGGGSRSGYGGGGFSSGSCGRISKGRISYGGSSYGGGYGGGYGGGSYGGGSYGGGSYGGGSYGGGSYGGGSYGGGSYGGMGYGGGGYGGGSYPFSSGSFGIGGGEGGLFNTNEKSTMQHLNDRLANYIDQVKRLEDENDQLEILIREWYQKHGTIAGPRDYSQYYQQIDQLYNELICETDDYNKILLNIDNTRMTAEDFKMKYQTESGLHQNVEADINGLRPLLDQLTLAKSDLEMQFESLREELICLKKNHEETLRGLRNQRGGDVNVEVDSAPGADLKQRLDQLRSEYERIIAENRREVEQWYESKMEEVRQQVNSSGQEINTGNQQVSELRREYQTLEIELQSQLSMIQSLQSNLADTERRYNMQLQQIQVMIEPIESELGSIRCEIESQSQEYQLLLGIKTRLEQEICQYRRLLEEGQQEISSGGGGGGGYGGGYGGGRRGSIGRIGGGSIGGGGMGGGSIGGGGGGGSGIGGGSIGGGGMGGGSSGGGGSCIGGGIGGGGGQMGGGIGGGSIGGGGGGG; encoded by the exons ATGAGTTGCGGTGTTAAGGGTGGTGGCGGTGGAGGCAGCGGTGGCGGAAGCTGCAAAATCATCGGTGGTGgaggtagcggcggcggcggcggcggtggtggtggtagaaGTGTCAAAATCACAAGCTCATCCTCCAGGTCCTCCAGAGGGTTTTCTGGCGGTAGTTATGGCGGAGGAGGATCCAGAAGTGGCTATGGAGGAGGAGGTTTCAGCAGTGGTAGCTGTGGAAGGATAAGCAAAGGGAGAATAAGCTATGGCGGCAGCAGCTACGGTGGTGGCTATGGCGGTGGCTATGGCGGTGGAAGCTATGGCGGTGGAAGCTATGGCGGTGGAAGTTATGGTGGTGGAAGCTATGGTGGTGGAAGTTATGGTGGTGGAAGCTATGGTGGTGGAAGCTATGGCGGCATGGGCTATGGCGGTGGAGGCTATGGCGGAGGCAGCTACCCATTCAGCAGTGGCAGCTTCGGTATTGGCGGCGGTGAGGGAGGCCTCTTCAACACCAATGAAAAGTCCACCATGCAACACCTTAATGACCGCCTGGCTAATTACATAGATCAGGTGAAACGCCTGGAAGATGAAAACGATCAGCTTGAGATCTTGATCAGAGAGTGGTACCAGAAGCATGGAACCATAGCTGGACCGAGGGACTACAGCCAATATTACCAGCAAATTGACCAGCTCTACAATGAG CTTATTTGTGAAACAGATGATTACAACAAAATCCTTCTGAATATTGATAACACCAGGATGACTGCTGAAGATTTTAAAATGAA GTACCAGACTGAATCTGGTCTCCATCAGAACGTGGAGGCTGATATCAATGGGCTGCGCCCTCTCTTGGATCAACTGACTCTTGCCAAGTCTGACCTGGAGATGCAGTTCGAGAGTCTGAGAGAGGAGCTGATCTGCCTCAAGAAGAACCATGAGGAG aCCCTGAGAGGCCTGAGAAACCAGCGTGGTGGTGATGTGAATGTTGAGGTGGACTCTGCCCCTGGTGCGGACCTGAAACAACGTCTTGATCAGCTCAGGAGTGAATATGAAAGAATCATCGCAGAGAACCGCAGAGAGGTGGAACAGTGGTACGAATCCAAG ATGGAGGAGGTTCGCCAGCAGGTCAATTCAAGTGGGCAGGAGATAAATACTGGCAACCAGCAAGTCTCAGAATTGAGACGAGAATATCAGACCCTGGAGATCGAGCTGCAATCCCAACTCAGCATG ATCCAGTCTCTGCAAAGCAACTTGGCGGACACAGAGCGTCGGTACAACATGCAGCTGCAACAGATTCAGGTCATGATTGAACCAATTGAATCAGAGCTCGGCAGCATCCGATGTGAGATCGAGAGCCAGAGCCAGGAATACCAGCTGCTCCTTGGCATCAAGACTCGCCTGGAACAGGAGATCTGCCAGTACCGCCGGTTACTTGAGGAAGGACAGCAAGAAAT CtcatcaggaggaggaggaggaggaggatatggAGGTGGCTACGGAGGTGGTAGAAGGGGAAGCATCGGCAGAATTGGCGGAGGAAGCATTGGCGGTGGTGGCATGGGTGGAGGAAGCatcggcggcggcggtggcggtggTTCCGGCATTGGAGGAGGAAGCATCGGTGGAGGAGGCATGGGAGGAGGaagtagcggcggcggcggttccTGTATCGGTGGTGGAATCGGCGGTGGCGGCGGACAAATGGGAGGAGGTATTGGCGGAGGAAGTatcggcggcggtggcggcggcggc